Below is a genomic region from Lentimicrobium sp. L6.
GAAGAACAACCCAATAATCCACTTCACGGAGTGAGGCTAAAAGACATGTTAGCACATATGGAGGAGCATTATGGCTGGGAAATGATGGCTACAAGAGTCAAAATAAATTGCTTTCAATTTGAACCCTCTTTTGGCTCCTGCCTAAAGTTTCTACGAAGAACTCCTTGGGCCAAAGCGCAAGTAGAAGAACTGTATTTGGAATTACTTCATGATGGGATTATTCCTCCTCAGAAAGTTAAGAAGTAATTTTAGAGTATTA
It encodes:
- a CDS encoding VF530 family DNA-binding protein → MKKNEGQKEEQPNNPLHGVRLKDMLAHMEEHYGWEMMATRVKINCFQFEPSFGSCLKFLRRTPWAKAQVEELYLELLHDGIIPPQKVKK